Proteins from a single region of Chanodichthys erythropterus isolate Z2021 chromosome 13, ASM2448905v1, whole genome shotgun sequence:
- the coq5 gene encoding 2-methoxy-6-polyprenyl-1,4-benzoquinol methylase, mitochondrial: MAVSIRTLALRFFSNSTRNIHHVSGCRIKQLCCRAGITGCRRYSDSTEGRSTHFGFQTVPEGEKAEKVYKVFESVAKKYDVMNDAMSLGIHRLWKDTLLHNMNPQPGLRLLDTAGGTGDISFRFLEYTRSMYDRQQRLRAKSHQTPSWQDITNHYVSDDAGPPRSCAVVCDINKEMLKVGKQRAEKAGITTGLSWVVGNAEELPFDDDQFDIYTIAFGIRNVTHIEQALQEAFRVLKPGGRFMCLEFSKVTNPLLARLYDTYSFQMIPVLGEVIAGDWKSYQYLVESIRKFPDQETFKEMIEDAGFFCVQYFNLTGGIVAIHSGFKL, from the exons ATGGCGGTCTCCATCAGGACACTTGCCCTTAGATTTTTCTCCAATTCTACGCGAAATATTCATCATGTTTCAGGGTGTCGAATCAAACAGTTATGTTGTCGTGCTGGGATCACAGGCTGTCGCAGATATAGCGATAGCACAGAGGGCAGAAGTACGCACTTTGGTTTCCAAACAGTCCCAGAGGGGGAGAAAGCAGAGAAAG TGTATAAGGTGTTTGAAAGTGTGGCCAAAAAGTATGATGTGATGAATGACGCCATGAGTTTGGGAATACACAGACTGTGGAAAGACACACTGCTGCACAACATGAACCCTCAGCCGGGGCTACGGCTACTAGACACGGCTGGTGGCACAG gTGACATCTCTTTTCGCTTCCTGGAGTACACTCGCTCAATGTATGATCGTCAGCAGCGGCTAAGAGCGAAATCCCATCAGACACCATCGTGGCAGGACATCACCAATCATTATGTGTCCGACGATGCAGGGCCTCCACGGTCATGTGCTGTGGTGTGTGACATCAATAAAGAAATGCTCAAAGTTGGAAAACAAAGAGCGGAGAAAGCAGGAATCACTACAG GTCTGTCATGGGTCGTAGGCAATGCAGAAGAGCTTCCATTCGATGACGATCAGTTTGACATATACACTATTGCGTTCGGCATCAGAAATGTCACCCACATAGAGCAA GCTCTACAAGAGGCTTTTCGTGTCCTTAAGCCAGGTGGAAGGTTCATGTGTCTAGAATTCAGCAAAGTGACCAACCCTCTTCTCGCAAG GCTGTACGATACATATAGTTTTCAGATGATCCCTGTGTTGGGTGAAGTGATCGCTGGAGACTGGAAATCATATCAGTATTTGGTGGAAAGCATCCGAAAGTTCCCAGATCag GAAACGTTCAAGGAAATGATTGAGGATGCTGGCTTCTTCTGTGTCCAGTATTTCAACCTGACCGGAGGAATCGTTGCCATTCATTCAGGATTCAAGCTCTGA